The following proteins come from a genomic window of Edaphobacter sp. 4G125:
- a CDS encoding class I SAM-dependent methyltransferase, with protein MALSIQEQFGHIDIYVFDQILRGNIAPGMRVLDAGCGYGRNLVHLLREGCEIFAIDLDRDGVEHVRRLSASLGTGLPVENFQIAPIEQIPFPDAFADVVICNSVLHFARDEEHFRAMLAELWRVLRPGGMLFCRLGSRIGMEFERVRGGRFLVGDGSEWFLADEEMLMELTEEMNSVLVDPLKTTIVQDYRCMTTWVQRKQR; from the coding sequence ATGGCATTGAGTATTCAAGAGCAGTTTGGGCATATTGATATTTACGTTTTCGATCAGATTCTGCGAGGAAATATCGCACCTGGAATGCGTGTTCTTGACGCTGGATGCGGATATGGTCGCAATCTGGTCCATCTACTGCGCGAAGGTTGCGAGATCTTTGCAATCGATCTGGACCGCGATGGTGTGGAGCACGTAAGACGGCTTTCCGCTTCGCTGGGAACCGGGCTTCCAGTAGAAAATTTTCAAATTGCTCCCATTGAACAGATACCCTTTCCAGATGCTTTTGCCGATGTTGTGATCTGTAACTCGGTACTTCACTTCGCTCGAGATGAGGAGCATTTCAGGGCGATGCTGGCGGAGTTATGGCGAGTTCTAAGACCTGGAGGAATGCTGTTCTGCCGCCTGGGCTCGAGGATTGGCATGGAGTTCGAGCGAGTACGGGGAGGTCGGTTTTTGGTGGGAGACGGTTCGGAGTGGTTCCTGGCAGATGAGGAAATGCTGATGGAACTCACGGAAGAGATGAACAGCGTACTTGTGGACCCATTGAAGACCACGATCGTACAAGACTACCGCTGCATGACGACCTGGGTTCAAAGGAAACAGCGCTAG
- the murG gene encoding undecaprenyldiphospho-muramoylpentapeptide beta-N-acetylglucosaminyltransferase encodes MRSTKVAAGLRVLIAGGGTGGHVVPALAIARELRDAHGAEVRFVGTARGLETRLVPEAGFPLELIKVGQLKNVSLATRVRTLFDLPLGILRCVGLLRSFRPDVVIGVGGYASGPAMMAAILLRVPTLAFEPNAFPGLANRLVGKYVSAAAVNLTETTKYFHNARVTGTPVRPEFFAIQPKIPGEGKRLLVFGASQGARVLNETMPKIMERLFEAFPDLTVVHQTGARHAETTVAIYEREKVGFERVRVTPYLDDMAAQFAAADLILCRSGASSVAEVAAAGRAAVLIPFPQAADDHQRKNAEAFVAAGAAELIIEAELTPERLLQVLSGLLADDRRRAEMGQRARALAHPDAVREIAGMAADLAR; translated from the coding sequence GTGAGATCGACTAAGGTGGCCGCTGGGCTGCGAGTTCTGATTGCAGGAGGCGGGACCGGCGGCCATGTCGTTCCCGCATTGGCAATTGCGCGGGAGTTGCGAGATGCACACGGCGCGGAGGTTCGGTTTGTGGGAACCGCTCGCGGGTTAGAGACGCGACTTGTTCCTGAGGCAGGTTTTCCGCTCGAGCTGATCAAGGTTGGTCAATTGAAGAATGTCAGTCTTGCGACCCGAGTACGGACCTTATTTGATCTTCCTCTTGGCATCCTGCGATGCGTCGGGCTGCTGCGAAGTTTTCGGCCCGATGTGGTGATCGGGGTGGGTGGTTATGCTTCCGGTCCGGCGATGATGGCGGCGATCCTGTTGCGTGTGCCAACACTGGCCTTTGAGCCGAATGCGTTCCCTGGGTTGGCGAATCGCTTGGTTGGCAAGTACGTCAGCGCTGCTGCGGTGAATCTTACTGAAACAACGAAGTACTTCCACAACGCTCGTGTGACCGGAACTCCGGTACGGCCGGAGTTCTTTGCGATCCAGCCGAAGATACCAGGAGAGGGGAAACGGCTTCTGGTCTTCGGTGCGAGCCAGGGCGCGCGCGTGCTGAATGAGACGATGCCAAAGATCATGGAGCGTCTGTTTGAGGCGTTTCCTGATCTCACGGTGGTGCACCAGACCGGCGCTCGACATGCGGAGACGACCGTTGCGATTTATGAGCGCGAGAAGGTCGGCTTCGAACGCGTTCGAGTGACTCCTTATCTCGACGATATGGCGGCTCAGTTCGCTGCTGCCGACCTGATTCTGTGTCGCAGCGGGGCCAGCTCAGTCGCAGAGGTCGCGGCTGCAGGGCGGGCAGCGGTGCTGATTCCGTTTCCACAGGCGGCGGACGATCACCAGCGGAAGAATGCGGAAGCGTTTGTCGCTGCCGGAGCGGCGGAGCTGATCATCGAAGCCGAGCTTACTCCAGAGCGGTTGTTGCAGGTGCTCTCGGGGTTACTGGCCGACGACCGTCGGCGAGCAGAGATGGGGCAGCGAGCCAGAGCGCTGGCGCATCCAGATGCGGTTCGAGAGATTGCCGGAATGGCCGCCGACCTGGCTCGGTAA
- the ftsW gene encoding putative lipid II flippase FtsW: MAKRVGVDKWLFGVVLLLVLFGLVTVFSASAVMAKSTFGSPYYFMIRQGLWAISGLVALTLLMQVDYRRYNNSKFVYTAVAVTMVLLIGVFAMRDSHNTHRWFRFGFASFQPAELAKPTLVLFLAYFLQTRIHKMDDWKGTVLKAVLPPMMFVGLILMEPDLGTAIVCAAVTALMLYLAGMQVKYLGFGLLASAPVLYYMLFRVPWRRARMLAFVNPEADPRGTGFHILQSLIAVGTGGLRGLGLMEGRQKLFYLPEPHTDFIFANICEELGLIGALLVIALFVFLGYRGLRAAYLSTDPFARFLAFGLTTTVLIQAFFNMSVVVALLPTKGITLPFISFGGTSLFVMLACMGVLLNVTREID, encoded by the coding sequence ATGGCGAAGAGGGTAGGGGTCGATAAATGGCTCTTTGGAGTGGTGCTGCTGCTGGTCCTGTTCGGACTGGTGACAGTCTTTTCTGCTTCGGCTGTGATGGCGAAGTCGACCTTCGGCAGTCCTTATTACTTCATGATCCGGCAGGGACTCTGGGCCATCTCGGGCCTGGTTGCGCTTACTCTGCTGATGCAGGTGGATTATCGCCGCTATAACAATTCCAAGTTCGTCTACACCGCCGTTGCAGTCACCATGGTGCTGTTGATCGGCGTCTTCGCGATGCGCGACTCGCACAATACGCATCGTTGGTTCCGTTTCGGATTTGCGAGCTTTCAGCCCGCGGAGCTGGCCAAGCCGACACTGGTTCTGTTTCTTGCCTACTTCCTGCAGACGCGCATCCATAAGATGGATGACTGGAAGGGCACTGTTCTCAAGGCGGTGCTTCCTCCCATGATGTTTGTCGGGCTTATCCTCATGGAGCCTGACCTTGGCACAGCTATCGTTTGCGCTGCGGTCACTGCGCTGATGCTCTATCTTGCCGGGATGCAGGTGAAGTATCTGGGCTTCGGTCTGCTCGCTTCGGCCCCGGTTCTTTATTACATGCTCTTTCGTGTGCCCTGGCGCAGGGCGCGCATGCTGGCCTTTGTGAATCCTGAGGCTGATCCACGTGGCACAGGGTTCCATATTTTGCAGTCGCTCATTGCGGTTGGAACGGGAGGGCTGCGTGGACTTGGGCTGATGGAAGGCAGGCAGAAGCTCTTCTATCTGCCGGAGCCGCACACCGACTTTATCTTCGCGAATATCTGCGAAGAGCTAGGACTCATCGGGGCGTTGTTGGTCATCGCTCTCTTTGTGTTCCTCGGCTATCGCGGTCTGCGCGCAGCGTATCTTTCGACCGATCCCTTTGCTCGATTCCTTGCTTTTGGCCTTACTACGACGGTACTGATCCAGGCGTTCTTCAATATGAGCGTCGTTGTTGCCCTGCTTCCTACGAAGGGAATCACGTTACCGTTCATCTCTTTCGGTGGGACCTCTTTATTTGTCATGCTCGCCTGCATGGGGGTCCTGCTGAACGTTACTCGTGAGATCGACTAA